From the Hyalangium ruber genome, the window AGAACGAGGGCTGGACCCAGGAGGCTTGCGTGATTGATATCGGTGGAGGCCGCTTCGAGATGGGGCTTTCGCGGCAGGTGCGTGAGCAGCTGCAGCGCCAGTGGCCCCAAGAGCCCTTCTCCTTCCACCGAGAGGAGCCGGCGCACCCGGTGGCCGTGGGGCCGTACCGCCTGGCGGAGGCCCCCGTCACCTGTGAGGAGTACGCGGCCTTCATCGCCGACGGAGGCTACTCGCGCGACGACGTGTGGCAGGCGTTGCGCGAGGAGCCCGAGGTAGACGTGGCGAAGCTCAAGGAGCGCTTCGTGGACCGCACGGGCCAGCCGGGCCCGCTGAGCTGGAGCCAGGGGCGCTTCCCCGAGGGCCACGCGCGCCACCCGGTGCATGGGGTGAGCTGGTTCGAGGCGATGGCCTACGCCCAGTGGAAGGATCTGCGGCTGCCCACCGAGGCCGAGTGGGAGTTCGCCGCGCGTGGCACGGATGGGCGGCTCTACCCCTGGGGCATGGAGTTCGACCCCAAGCGCTGCACCACCCGGGACACCAAACCCGAGGACACCGTGCCGGTGGACAGCCTGCCCGAGGGCAAGAGCCCCTTTGGCGTGATGCACCTGGCGGGCAACGTGGCCGAGTGGACCGCGGACCTCTATCGCCCCTACCCCGGCTCGATCGACGACAAGCGCGTGGGGCCGAGGGATCGCGCGGTGCGCAACGACTTCTTCAAGGGCACCGTGTTGACGCTGCGCGCCACGGTGCGCACGGCGCACGCACCCGCCACGCGCTTCCCCGGGTTGGGCTTCCGCCTGGCGGGGCAGATGCTGTTGAAGCGGGTCGGAGGCGCATGAAGGCGCTGACGCTCTTGACGCTGGGGTGGATGATGGCGCTGCCGCCGGTTCCGGTGCAGGAGATGGTCGCGA encodes:
- a CDS encoding formylglycine-generating enzyme family protein, whose product is MIDIGGGRFEMGLSRQVREQLQRQWPQEPFSFHREEPAHPVAVGPYRLAEAPVTCEEYAAFIADGGYSRDDVWQALREEPEVDVAKLKERFVDRTGQPGPLSWSQGRFPEGHARHPVHGVSWFEAMAYAQWKDLRLPTEAEWEFAARGTDGRLYPWGMEFDPKRCTTRDTKPEDTVPVDSLPEGKSPFGVMHLAGNVAEWTADLYRPYPGSIDDKRVGPRDRAVRNDFFKGTVLTLRATVRTAHAPATRFPGLGFRLAGQMLLKRVGGA